The Hordeum vulgare subsp. vulgare chromosome 7H, MorexV3_pseudomolecules_assembly, whole genome shotgun sequence DNA window GGTTCAGGTCAAGGTTCAGACCAGCGGTGTCTGAGCGGCGGCGGTCGCCGGCTCCCCGATCCCTCGCCGGCACGACGGCAGCCTCCTCTGTGGTCGTGCTCGAGACGTCCGCGTCGCTGATCACGaccatggcctcctcgtcgcaCCGGCCGATGGACAGCGTCAGGTCACATCCCGCCGTCGGCCGCTGATTCTTCTGACGCGCTCTGCTGTCAGCGTGACGTGCCCGGCCGGTCGCCTGCAAGAACATTATCCATGAATGTCAGGCGGATTAATATTTTCCAGTGCTGATATTACAACAGAACTGGAGACTGGACGGTCAATACACGGCAGCGTGTTCATGCCATGGTGGTAGTTTGGCAGAGTCTGGTGCCTGCCACCTAACGAACTACTACCAACAAAAATAAAGCTTCTAGCTAGGCAGCGTATAGAACATGCATGTATGAACGTTTGATGGAAAGCAAGAAGATGAGTACAGCTAGGTTTTTACAAAAATGGAGTAGTTTATTTGCATAATCTTTGCTTCCTCTGGGTTTGTTCATACTCCCCccgatttctaaatataagtctttttaaagatttcactacggGGTTATATACGGAACAAAAATGGATAAATCTATACTTTATTTCTGTCCATATACATCCGTATGGAGTTTTCTAATGAAAtttttagaaagacttatatttaggatggGTAGGTTTTTATACGTTTATTCATGCTTTTCTCTAGCTATCAAGACAAAAACAAACACTTCATTTGCTAGTACTTCTACCTTCTCTGATTTCATGGTGGAGTTCCATGGCAGCCTCCCTCTACTCTGCTCCCAGCTCATGAAAACTTCGTCGATCGACGGTCTGCACAACCAGCACGTCTTATTAACAACTCCATCGATTGCACACACGAAAACTACACTAGTTAcagttaaagaattgaattaacaGCCAATTTTGGTGCTCACATTTGGTACGACGGCGACGAGCGGTGGCCGCGGGGAAGCACGGCGTAAGAGGAAGCGTCGATCCTTTCTGAAGCCGCCGCCATGTCTTCCCCATGGCTGCTCCGTGACACGTCAACGGCACGGTGGTCTGGACGGCAATCCACAGACATATTGGCTGGaccgttgctgttggtgttgctagAGCTTGATCTGTACATCTGGAGATGGCTCTTTATGTGGGATATGCTGACTCCCTTGGCGCCCATGAGCTGAAGAATTCGCTTCGGTGTTGCCTCTGCAGACGAGATGTGTGAAGAGATCGAATGTCAACACCGGACGACCAGCCGTTGAAGAAAGAAATGCTTCCGACTTAATTACTATGGCCTTATAGGTAGAAAATGTTAATGCAAAGATATATTCTTCTTTCCACGAAATGACAGGTGAGCTGCCATTTATAGCTAAAGTAACATCTTAGAgattacgacgacgacgaaggtGTTAAACATCGCTTGCACAACTTATTAGTGACGTCCTTGAGCAGCAAATAATTCATCGTCAGAAGTAAAGGAGGGAGAGAGTGGGAAAGAAATCTCATCTTGTTCATCATGCATGCATATCACGTGAGGTTTTCTCCCTTCCCTTTACTTCCATGAGCTTGAACCAATTCCGGCTTAATTAACCTACCACAAGACTAAAGCGAGTACTAAATAGAGAGAAGACTAACCTAAAAAAAATTAAATGGAGAGAAGACTACTCTTAATCGATCCACACAGGAAAACGCAGACAAAATTTTGAACAGATCGATCGCCCGGCAGTGAAAACCAATGGAATCACCAAGTTTTCATGCTACAAAATGTGCTATTAGCCGGTCGCCATGCATGTGATCTACGTCATGTATCTGAGGAGCAAGAAGCAAGAAGCAAGAAGCAAGAAGCAAGAACTGACCGTCCTGGCCGCCGAGGCAGTCGACGGCCTCGATGAACTGCCGGTGAAGCTCCTCCGTCCACCGCATCCGCGGCTCCTCCGACCGGTTGTACTGCCGGACGCCTCTCCTCTCGAACCCTCTCATGCTTTATCGACCGATCTCTCCCTGCAGTAGCTAGAGCTCGCCCTTCAACTAGATTCTGATCGATCCTGAACCCGGCTAGCTTCTGGTGTAGAGCTGATGAACTACCCGGAATGATGCTACTCCAGAATGAAGTTCCAATATATATATGTAGGATGAGAGAGCAAGAGTTTTGGTTTGGCCAAACAATGGTGAACTCCAACTATTTTTTAAGTACAACCGTACTATATATGGCCGATATATAGAATGTGTGGATCaccggagagagagagatggctgACTTTCATGACCTAGTCCAGTCAAACATCCATGCTCACTTTACTTGCTAGCTTCTCAGAAAGGTAGATACCTAGAGTCTAGAGAACGGAGGCGGGGAAGAATCAAGAGGAAACAGCCCAGATTCGAGAAAAAGTTGGCCTGTCCACATCCACGACGCAGCCAAATTCTTTCACATATAAGCTATATTTATCAGATGTGTATGGGCCGACCAATCGAGGTCACGCTATTAACTGATTTGTCTGGATCTCTTCCCTGCACAGTGACAGGCATACATATGAACAGTCATCTGTTTGACAAAACAAACAAAGACGTTGTTCATTTCCTATACGAAATTCTAGCTTGTTCAACATCGCGGCATTGATGATCCGTCGCTCTCCGTGTCGCTAGGTTTGACAAACTTACTCAAGAAAACTATATTTATATAGCATTAATAGCAACGTATACGTACGACCTACGCTTGTTGATACATGAGTATGTTGAGCGTACTGCGTAGGCAGACTTAATTCAGTCAGAGTCTCAGAGAGTTAATTAGTACACCAAGCTATAGCTGAAATGTTTAGAGTCAATTCAACCCTCGGCATGAAGTGCTAGGATTTTCTCTCCAAGGAAATAGGAAACCGAAGGCACGTAGTGAATTCCGTATATGGCCTTGATGGAATCTTTACACTTCCATGGGAAAAGCGCGTGTGAAATGGCTATATTCGTTTGGAAAATTCAATTTGAAGAAGTATATAGAGAGTTCAAGTTGCTAACTCTATTGGTTGCCTTGTATTGATTGGAGAAAGTGATGGATAGCTGGACATATATGaattttttaaactatataaatgtGTATATATGAAAGCCTTAATATGTATGTATAGGGGAGCATATATGACTTGGCAAATTcacataattatgtcatttgaatAGTTCCAAGGATCAGATCGACTATGCTGCAAAATTATCTTCTTCTCATGGGATTTATCGATCAACAATTTACATATGTGGCTACTGTTGGAACCTTGCAGGATAAAATTCCATCAAGTCAAGGTAGCAGTTTGCGATTACCTATCAACATTACTGCACCTAGCAAAGCTAGTGACGTCACCATCGAAGAAAATGAAGCATCCTCTACATATGGGAAATGTATTGTGGACTTTGGGACCACATTTTTAGGCCatgaaaaaaggagaaaaaggttGTATCCATCTCAATCAACAAATCCAGATTCGTGGATGCATTCCCGTTTGGTGTAGATAGGCCCTTCGAAATTACATCCCTAGCAAGCTAGATGTAGCTAGTCAGAAAATAATTCATCTACGATCTTGTGTGGAAATGTGATTTCTTGCCTACTTGGTCGTAGATGAATCTAAAATGTAACAAGAATCAGTACATACAGTTTCACAAGAATTTTGTAAAATCTCATATGTATTCAATACATTATCTTGCAAGATACGTGTATATGCATATTATGGGATGAATTATATTTTTTGAGCAACAAATATAACTACTTGAGACCTGTAGAATAATCAAGCTTGAGTTGTTTGTTTTTCATCAATAAAAAGTTTGTGCTGCTT harbors:
- the LOC123412924 gene encoding myb family transcription factor MPH1-like; this encodes MRGFERRGVRQYNRSEEPRMRWTEELHRQFIEAVDCLGGQDEATPKRILQLMGAKGVSISHIKSHLQMYRSSSSNTNSNGPANMSVDCRPDHRAVDVSRSSHGEDMAAASERIDASSYAVLPRGHRSSPSYQIPSIDEVFMSWEQSRGRLPWNSTMKSEKATGRARHADSRARQKNQRPTAGCDLTLSIGRCDEEAMVVISDADVSSTTTEEAAVVPARDRGAGDRRRSDTAGLNLDLNLDLAVSSSWL